The window GTTGCTGCACCGTCATCGACACCAATTACAAGGTGGTTATGTATATCAATCATTTATATCTCCCCTTTGTTTAATAGATTATTTACCCCAGATGCATTACATATTATACCATTCAAATGATTTATATTAACTTATCATTACTATTTCCATCATATTTTAATGTAATATTTACAGAAAAAACCGAGCAGGGTTTCCCCTATTCGGTTTATCCATAATATTTATAGTAATAATAATCATCGCTTGCTTTATTCTTCACATTATTCATAATAATTCCAAGAATGTTCGCATTCGCTTTCTCTAAATTATTCTTCGCTTTATTAATACTATTACGGTTATTATCTTGGGCATTGATGACCATCAGCGTCCCATCTGTATAATTTGAAAATACAGTCGCATCTGTTACCGCAAGAACTGGTGGTGTATCGATAATGATCGTATCAAACTCTGTGCGAAATTCTTCAATCATATGTTCCATTTTTTGTGACGCAATCAATTCACTTGGGTTTGGTGGAACAGGTCCTGCTGTTAAGACATAGAGACTTGGGATCATACTTTCATGAATCATTGAGTATACACTCATTTCATCATTAACGATCGCATTCGATAATCCTTGTTGATTCGGCAATTCGAATGTATGATGCACCGTTGGTTTAC of the Abyssicoccus albus genome contains:
- a CDS encoding CpsD/CapB family tyrosine-protein kinase, whose product is MLSRSNKKSKKNNNSKRQLITHTEPKSPISEQYRTIRTNLSYSSVDKKMQVILITSADPSAGKSTTAANIAVAYSQSGNRTLLIDGDMRKPTVHHTFELPNQQGLSNAIVNDEMSVYSMIHESMIPSLYVLTAGPVPPNPSELIASQKMEHMIEEFRTEFDTIIIDTPPVLAVTDATVFSNYTDGTLMVINAQDNNRNSINKAKNNLEKANANILGIIMNNVKNKASDDYYYYKYYG